In one Candidatus Nanopelagicales bacterium genomic region, the following are encoded:
- a CDS encoding CBS domain-containing protein, which yields MQLSQVLAHKGTHVITIHPDATVFGLASVLSENQIGAVIVSDDRERVLGLATERDVAHALARSRDIHEVKVSMIMSTPVTMMTEHDSVNHAMEIMTTQRIRHLPIIDEDFQLCGIVSIGDLVKARLDQLESERAALVNYITNRD from the coding sequence ATGCAACTGTCACAGGTACTTGCTCATAAAGGCACACACGTCATCACCATTCACCCAGACGCCACAGTGTTCGGACTAGCAAGTGTGCTATCCGAGAACCAAATTGGTGCAGTCATTGTTTCCGATGATCGAGAACGGGTACTTGGGCTTGCTACTGAACGCGATGTCGCGCACGCCCTTGCGCGCTCGCGAGATATTCACGAAGTGAAAGTCTCAATGATCATGAGTACTCCAGTCACGATGATGACTGAACATGATTCTGTGAATCATGCGATGGAAATCATGACAACCCAACGCATTAGACACCTGCCGATCATCGACGAAGATTTCCAGCTCTGTGGGATCGTGAGTATTGGTGATCTCGTAAAAGCACGCCTTGATCAACTCGAAAGTGAACGCGCCGCTTTGGTCAACTACATCACCAATCGCGATTAG
- the hisN gene encoding histidinol-phosphatase encodes MYKTLSETLAADLALALTMADLADVITMQHYQSSTLQIESKPDFTPVTEADRAAELALRAILAEQRPLDDILGEEFGASPDSSSRRWIIDPIDGTKNYVRGVPVWSTLIALTIEGEPVLGVVSAPALARRWWAATGTGAWTTALGASPKTISVSAVTKIEDASFSYSDAVGWAERGALGGLENLNATTWRQRAYGDFWSHMLVAEGAIDISAEPELGAWDMAALIPIITEAGGKATAFDGGPALAGGCLVATNGHLHGPVLDHLAR; translated from the coding sequence GTGTATAAGACTTTGTCTGAAACTTTGGCAGCCGACCTGGCACTGGCACTCACTATGGCCGATCTCGCCGATGTCATCACAATGCAGCACTATCAATCCAGCACTTTACAAATAGAAAGTAAGCCGGATTTCACTCCAGTAACCGAAGCAGATCGCGCCGCTGAGCTTGCCCTTCGTGCAATCTTGGCGGAACAGCGCCCCCTTGATGACATTCTTGGAGAGGAATTCGGGGCGTCACCGGACTCAAGTTCGCGTCGCTGGATCATTGATCCCATTGATGGTACGAAAAACTACGTTCGAGGTGTTCCCGTGTGGTCAACACTTATCGCACTCACCATCGAAGGCGAACCTGTGCTGGGTGTGGTGAGCGCTCCAGCGCTTGCTCGGCGCTGGTGGGCGGCAACAGGAACTGGCGCTTGGACAACAGCACTTGGCGCATCCCCCAAGACAATATCTGTTAGCGCTGTTACCAAAATTGAAGATGCATCGTTTTCCTATTCGGACGCTGTTGGTTGGGCAGAACGTGGCGCCTTAGGCGGCTTAGAAAACCTCAATGCAACTACTTGGCGCCAACGTGCCTACGGTGACTTCTGGTCGCATATGTTGGTTGCAGAGGGCGCAATAGATATTTCAGCTGAACCTGAACTCGGTGCCTGGGACATGGCCGCACTCATTCCAATCATCACTGAAGCAGGCGGCAAAGCGACCGCTTTTGATGGCGGACCTGCATTGGCTGGCGGGTGCCTTGTTGCAACGAACGGTCATTTACACGGACCGGTCCTAGACCACCTAGCCCGCTGA
- the rsgA gene encoding ribosome small subunit-dependent GTPase A, whose protein sequence is MTSKKTHERWDEDDVRIRPGRTKSRPRTKDRPAHTDAEGGMVIAVDRGRFTVALDTAHELANGKQIYAIKARELGRKGIVVGDLVDLTGADTSGTDDLARIVRRKERTSTLRRTADDVDPVERIVVANANQLAIVTATADPEPSFGLIDRALVAAFDEGIQPMLVITKTDLASAHALLAMYGPLNLPVFTINNRVPPTQLLEALRDQVTVVLGHSGVGKSTLVNAIVPGSVRSTGHVNVVTGKGRHTSTSAVALELPDGGWIIDTPGIRSFGLAHVKAEQMIHAFPELEPGIEHCPRSCSHDEPDCGLNIWIETQPVQTRERLLSLRRLLAQPAQPVVEESEPSE, encoded by the coding sequence GTGACAAGCAAGAAAACCCATGAGCGTTGGGACGAAGACGATGTACGCATTCGTCCAGGTCGCACAAAATCTCGCCCTCGTACAAAAGATCGCCCAGCACACACTGATGCTGAAGGCGGCATGGTCATTGCCGTTGATCGCGGTCGCTTCACCGTCGCACTTGATACCGCTCATGAGTTGGCTAATGGCAAACAGATTTATGCCATTAAGGCACGGGAATTGGGGCGCAAGGGCATCGTCGTTGGCGACTTAGTTGACCTCACGGGTGCAGATACCTCAGGCACTGATGATCTGGCTCGCATCGTTCGCCGCAAGGAGCGCACATCAACCCTGCGCCGCACAGCTGACGATGTTGATCCCGTTGAACGCATTGTGGTTGCGAATGCGAACCAACTTGCCATCGTCACCGCCACCGCAGACCCAGAGCCATCCTTCGGTCTGATTGATCGTGCACTTGTTGCCGCCTTTGATGAAGGCATCCAACCAATGTTGGTGATTACCAAAACAGATTTAGCAAGCGCACATGCATTGCTGGCCATGTATGGCCCGCTCAACTTACCCGTGTTTACCATCAACAACCGAGTGCCACCAACGCAACTTCTTGAAGCGCTGCGCGACCAGGTAACAGTGGTGCTTGGCCACTCGGGAGTTGGGAAATCCACGTTAGTCAATGCGATCGTTCCTGGTTCCGTGCGCAGCACAGGCCATGTGAACGTCGTAACCGGTAAAGGTCGTCACACATCTACAAGCGCTGTCGCGCTGGAACTGCCAGATGGCGGTTGGATTATTGATACACCAGGAATTCGATCCTTTGGCCTTGCGCATGTCAAAGCAGAACAGATGATTCACGCTTTCCCTGAACTCGAGCCTGGCATCGAACACTGTCCACGATCGTGTTCACACGACGAACCCGACTGCGGGCTCAACATATGGATTGAAACGCAGCCAGTACAGACTCGCGAGCGGCTACTTTCCTTGCGTCGACTCTTGGCCCAACCTGCCCAACCTGTTGTCGAGGAATCCGAGCCATCCGAATAA
- the aroA gene encoding 3-phosphoshikimate 1-carboxyvinyltransferase: protein MSTTLALMTPSPQAHWAAPRALAPIHATVRVPGSKSATNRALILAALADGPSTVSAALDARDTRLMVSALRSMGISLDVSEPSAVGNVNIFATPATLHGPSSIDVGLAGTVMRFVPPVAALATGDIAFDGDEGARVRPMATTLDALRALGVAIDGETSLPFIVHGTGVVAGGEIMIDASASSQFVSALLLTAARFTNGLTIHHVGDPVPSQPHIDMTIAMLAEHGVVVDTPDSVTWHVAPQRIAPVDRTIEPDLSNAAPFLAAAMVTGGEITIPDWPSHTTQAGDALRDLLAAMGASISLDSHGLTCAMHGDIRGIDADLRDVGELTPTLAAIASLATTETRFRGIGHLRGHETDRLAALVHEINHLGGDATETADGIHLRPAMLHAGHFSTYHDHRMATAGAVIGLHVSGIEVENIDTTAKTLPGFAARWESLVSGSTNP, encoded by the coding sequence ATGAGCACTACCCTTGCCTTGATGACCCCTTCACCGCAAGCACATTGGGCTGCCCCACGAGCGTTAGCGCCTATTCATGCCACCGTGCGCGTACCGGGATCAAAATCCGCAACCAACCGCGCCCTCATCCTGGCTGCGCTGGCCGATGGTCCCAGCACCGTTTCTGCGGCCCTAGACGCCCGCGACACTCGCCTCATGGTCAGTGCTCTGCGCAGCATGGGCATCAGCCTTGATGTCAGTGAGCCATCAGCAGTGGGAAATGTCAATATCTTCGCCACTCCAGCTACCTTGCACGGTCCTTCTTCAATTGATGTAGGCCTGGCCGGAACAGTCATGCGCTTTGTTCCACCCGTTGCGGCTTTAGCTACTGGGGATATTGCTTTTGATGGTGACGAAGGCGCCCGCGTACGCCCGATGGCTACCACGCTTGATGCCTTGCGAGCACTGGGCGTAGCGATCGATGGCGAAACGAGCTTGCCTTTCATCGTGCACGGAACGGGCGTGGTTGCTGGCGGCGAAATTATGATTGACGCATCGGCTTCAAGCCAATTCGTGTCCGCTCTCCTACTCACTGCCGCACGGTTCACCAATGGATTAACCATTCACCATGTTGGTGACCCTGTTCCCAGCCAACCACATATCGACATGACGATTGCGATGCTGGCGGAGCACGGTGTTGTTGTCGACACACCTGATTCGGTGACCTGGCACGTTGCCCCACAACGCATTGCACCCGTTGATCGCACCATTGAACCCGATCTTTCGAATGCGGCTCCATTCCTAGCTGCCGCAATGGTTACCGGTGGCGAAATCACTATCCCCGACTGGCCATCACACACCACTCAAGCTGGCGATGCCCTACGTGATCTCCTCGCAGCAATGGGTGCATCTATTTCTTTGGACTCACACGGACTCACATGCGCGATGCACGGAGACATTCGCGGCATAGATGCCGATCTTCGTGATGTTGGCGAACTCACGCCAACACTCGCCGCAATCGCGAGTTTGGCAACTACCGAAACACGCTTCAGAGGCATCGGCCATTTACGAGGGCATGAAACAGATCGCTTAGCTGCGCTCGTGCACGAAATTAATCACCTTGGCGGTGATGCAACAGAAACTGCAGATGGCATTCACCTTCGCCCTGCAATGTTGCATGCTGGCCATTTCTCCACGTATCACGATCACCGCATGGCAACTGCCGGTGCAGTCATCGGCCTTCACGTTTCAGGCATTGAGGTCGAAAACATCGACACCACTGCAAAAACTCTTCCCGGCTTTGCCGCACGTTGGGAATCGCTGGTTTCAGGATCAACAAATCCGTGA
- a CDS encoding SOS response-associated peptidase yields MCGRYVAALDPAALVAEFEAVAVPEQLLEADFNVAPSTPVYIVVDKRVGDEPPVRSIEVATWGLVPSWAKDPSIAAKLTNARSETVAEKPSFRKAFATQRCLVPADGYYEWYASTTTNGSGRPAKLPFYIHARDASVLAMAGLYEWWKRPDGTWLLTCCILTTAANDDLMRIHDRMPVMVPKDLWEWWLNGRSKVDIEPLLDPVLVPLEAYPVAVAVNNARNNGPQLREPIDAH; encoded by the coding sequence ATGTGTGGTCGCTATGTAGCAGCGCTGGACCCAGCTGCGTTGGTTGCCGAATTTGAGGCAGTGGCCGTGCCTGAACAACTTCTTGAGGCAGATTTCAATGTGGCGCCAAGTACACCTGTCTACATCGTGGTGGATAAGCGTGTAGGGGATGAGCCGCCAGTGCGCTCGATTGAAGTGGCTACCTGGGGGTTGGTGCCCTCGTGGGCGAAGGACCCGTCAATTGCTGCGAAGTTAACCAATGCCAGAAGTGAAACCGTGGCCGAAAAGCCATCATTTCGCAAAGCTTTTGCCACACAGCGATGTCTGGTGCCGGCAGATGGCTATTACGAGTGGTACGCCTCTACGACCACGAATGGATCAGGGCGACCAGCCAAATTGCCGTTCTACATCCATGCCCGTGATGCCAGCGTCCTGGCCATGGCTGGGCTCTATGAGTGGTGGAAACGCCCCGATGGAACATGGCTGCTCACCTGTTGCATCCTGACCACGGCGGCCAATGACGATCTCATGCGCATTCACGATCGGATGCCCGTCATGGTTCCCAAGGACCTGTGGGAGTGGTGGCTAAATGGCCGATCAAAAGTAGATATTGAGCCTCTCCTTGACCCCGTTCTCGTGCCACTAGAGGCCTATCCCGTTGCCGTGGCCGTGAACAATGCTCGCAATAACGGTCCGCAACTGCGCGAGCCCATAGATGCTCACTAG
- a CDS encoding sigma-70 family RNA polymerase sigma factor produces MNVIALDPSVVGSAVMSSETKEVTAARFERDVAPFLDSLYGAALRMTRNPTDAEDLVQEATLKAFAAFDSFTEGTNLKAWLFRILTNTYINQYRKKQRAPLQTSADELTDSQLNDVGENLGMRSAEAEAMARLADGEIVDAMAALPDDFRMAVYLVDVEGFSYKEAAEIMETPVGTVMSRLSRGRKQLRELLRDYAAERGFIATGVKS; encoded by the coding sequence ATGAACGTCATCGCACTGGACCCCAGTGTCGTAGGCTCAGCGGTGATGTCATCGGAAACCAAAGAAGTAACCGCGGCGCGCTTTGAGCGCGATGTCGCGCCGTTCTTGGATTCCCTGTACGGGGCCGCACTACGTATGACCCGCAACCCCACTGATGCAGAAGATCTCGTTCAGGAAGCAACACTGAAGGCCTTTGCCGCATTTGATTCCTTTACAGAAGGCACGAATCTCAAGGCATGGCTTTTTCGCATCCTGACGAACACTTACATCAATCAGTACCGCAAAAAGCAGCGTGCACCTTTGCAAACAAGTGCCGACGAGCTTACTGATAGTCAGCTCAATGATGTTGGTGAAAATCTTGGAATGCGTTCCGCTGAAGCTGAAGCGATGGCCCGTCTTGCGGATGGCGAAATTGTTGATGCGATGGCCGCGCTACCCGATGATTTCCGAATGGCTGTGTACCTCGTGGACGTGGAAGGCTTTTCTTATAAAGAAGCAGCCGAGATCATGGAAACACCAGTTGGCACTGTGATGTCTCGGTTAAGTCGTGGGCGCAAGCAATTGCGAGAGTTACTTCGCGACTATGCCGCCGAGCGCGGCTTCATTGCCACGGGGGTGAAGTCATGA
- a CDS encoding zf-HC2 domain-containing protein, translating to MSCGNHHDVPCVQIHSWMWIYLDNELEQDNAHLVGHHLEECPPCADQFTAERIIQTRIRQCSETVQTPEGLRTRIFTQIQQTITEQ from the coding sequence ATGAGTTGCGGTAATCATCACGATGTTCCTTGCGTGCAAATTCACTCTTGGATGTGGATTTATCTCGATAACGAACTTGAGCAAGACAATGCCCATCTCGTTGGTCATCACCTTGAAGAGTGCCCACCATGCGCCGATCAATTCACCGCTGAGCGCATCATTCAAACCCGCATTCGTCAGTGCAGTGAAACAGTGCAAACACCCGAAGGTTTACGCACTCGGATCTTCACCCAGATCCAGCAGACCATCACTGAGCAGTAA
- a CDS encoding sensor histidine kinase: MGTIVELAQERTDLQPEEIDRLLRVIEAWNLIADLSLSDLVLWLPTWNDGGVIAAALVRPTTASTTVEEDLVGRFVPKGKLPEIDQALHFGRAVGNAFPVRSSRDSDGRVIGIVVRSTSQTSRVAGYLEEVYLSVAEDLLHMLVAGDFPPPEFVGERGDAPRVGDGLVRLDSEGTVTYASPNAMSVLRRLGLATELIGADLGSLLVRLSHRHGPMDQNVARIAGGKVAGQVEVENARAVAFVHGIPLVAPGREQGSLILIRDVTDMRRRERALISADATIREIHHRVKNNLQTVAALLRMQARRAESDEARIALGEAELRVAAIAVVHETLARQVDESVDFDEVADRIIALVRDLAPALGGEGEHRIERAGQVGMLDAEVATPLAMCVSELLQNAVEHATASVITLQLTRSEDAVVIAIGDNGTGIDPAVLEDPANSGGLGLQIVHSLVAGELQGSVNLHNEDGLTVTITVPVRSVNAW, translated from the coding sequence GTGGGAACCATTGTCGAACTGGCGCAGGAGCGCACCGACCTGCAGCCCGAAGAAATAGACCGGCTTCTTCGTGTCATTGAGGCCTGGAATCTGATCGCAGATCTGTCGTTAAGTGATTTAGTGCTGTGGCTTCCAACTTGGAATGACGGCGGTGTCATCGCCGCAGCTCTTGTGCGCCCCACGACTGCTTCCACCACGGTTGAAGAAGACCTTGTTGGTCGCTTTGTTCCCAAAGGCAAACTGCCGGAGATCGACCAAGCTCTGCATTTTGGTCGCGCCGTAGGCAACGCATTCCCAGTTCGTTCATCCCGTGATTCCGACGGGCGCGTGATTGGCATCGTGGTGCGGTCCACCTCGCAGACATCGCGTGTTGCCGGATACCTTGAAGAGGTCTACCTCAGTGTTGCTGAAGACCTTCTGCACATGTTGGTCGCTGGTGATTTCCCGCCACCAGAGTTCGTCGGTGAACGAGGGGATGCGCCGCGAGTTGGTGACGGGCTTGTGCGTCTTGATAGCGAAGGCACGGTGACATATGCCAGCCCTAATGCCATGAGTGTGCTGCGTCGGCTTGGTTTGGCAACAGAGCTCATCGGAGCAGATCTAGGCTCGCTACTTGTCCGGTTGTCTCATCGTCATGGGCCAATGGATCAAAATGTTGCGCGTATTGCCGGTGGCAAGGTTGCCGGACAGGTTGAAGTTGAGAATGCACGTGCGGTGGCGTTTGTTCATGGCATCCCACTTGTTGCACCAGGTCGCGAACAAGGCTCGTTAATTTTAATTCGGGATGTCACCGACATGCGTCGTCGCGAGCGCGCACTGATTTCCGCAGATGCCACCATTCGCGAAATCCATCATCGAGTGAAAAATAATCTTCAAACTGTCGCTGCGCTATTACGCATGCAAGCAAGGCGAGCGGAAAGCGATGAAGCACGTATTGCATTAGGTGAAGCAGAATTACGCGTTGCTGCGATCGCAGTCGTGCATGAAACTCTTGCTCGTCAGGTAGATGAGAGCGTTGATTTCGATGAGGTTGCTGATCGAATTATTGCATTGGTGCGAGACCTTGCTCCAGCTCTAGGTGGCGAAGGTGAGCATCGCATTGAACGAGCTGGCCAGGTGGGCATGTTGGATGCTGAGGTGGCAACACCGTTGGCGATGTGCGTTTCAGAACTTCTACAAAATGCCGTTGAGCACGCCACCGCCAGCGTTATTACATTGCAATTGACTCGATCCGAAGATGCGGTCGTCATTGCTATTGGCGATAACGGAACTGGCATTGATCCTGCGGTGCTAGAGGATCCAGCGAACAGTGGCGGTTTGGGTTTGCAGATCGTGCATTCGTTGGTGGCGGGAGAACTTCAAGGCAGCGTAAACCTGCACAATGAAGATGGATTAACCGTGACCATCACCGTTC